A section of the Phaseolus vulgaris cultivar G19833 chromosome 8, P. vulgaris v2.0, whole genome shotgun sequence genome encodes:
- the LOC137825247 gene encoding uncharacterized protein → MSGFYKTFWMGSTTSTASNTSTARNTSTGTASNTCNTSTASNTSTASNTCNTSTASNPSTASSTSNASNTSTACNTSTASNTNTARNTNTARNTSNSRHTDIVRITSTSSNTNTASNNSTACNTSNDSNTNTASNIRTASNTNTASNISTSSTANNTTRSSSISTTSNISNISTANNIITATNTSNSSNTRLACNTSTANNISTASRTSTASNPSTASNTNNVSITCNTSTTNTASNCSTPSNSSIASNTSNASNNRNASIAGNTSTTSNTSTASNISTAKTASNTSTTSVPAG, encoded by the exons atgTCAGGCTTCtacaagaccttctggatgggcag TactactagtactgctagtaatactagtactgctcgtaatactagtactggtactgctagtaatacttgtaatactagtactgctagtaatactagtactgctagtaatacttgtaatactagtactgctagtaatccTAGTACTGCAAGTAGTActagtaatgctagtaatactagcactgcttgtaatactagtactgctagtaatactaatacTGCTCGTAATACTAATACTGCTCGTAATACTAGTAATTCTAGACATACTGATATTGTTAGAATTACTAGTACTTCTAGTAATACTAATACTGCTAGTAATAATAGTACTGCTTGTAATACTAGTAATGATAGTAATACTAATACGGCTAGTAATATTAggactgctagtaatactaatactgctagtaatattagtactTCTAGTACTGCTAATAATACTACTAGATCTAGTAGTAttagtactactagtaatattagtaatattagtactgctaataatattattactgCTACTAATACTAGTAACAGTAGTAATACTAGGCTAgcttgtaatactagtactgctaataatattagtactgctagtcgtactagtactgctagtaatccTAGTACTGCAAGTAATACTAATAATGTTAGTATAActtgtaatactagtactactaATACTGCTAGTAATTGTAGTACTCCTAGCAATAGtagtattgctagtaatactagtaatgctagtaataATAGGAATGCTAGTATTGCTGGTAATACTAGTAcaactagtaatactagtactgctagtaatattagtacCGCTAaaactgctagtaatactagtacaactagtgttcccgccggttga